In the bacterium genome, CAGGCATCTTTGAGTGGGGCGCTTGGGCTAAAACAAGAAATGGTTGCGTTTGAAACAACTGCCTGTCTTTAAACTTAGACGTAGAGAGCGACGGATGTTTCAATTCACATCACCTCGAGACACACATAAGCCGGCTTCACCACGACAATGAAGGCCGGTCGACTACAGGTGTGGGCGATATAGGAGTTGAACCTATGACCTCTGGTATGTGAGACCAGCGCTCTAACCAACTGAGCTAATCGCCCGTTAAGGCATAGATAATATAGTGTTTTAAAAAACAATTGTCAAGAGTCATGTTCAGAAACGTGCTTCCAGTTACATTTTTGTCAATTAGTCGTTTAGGCATGAAGAAAATGAATTTGAGCATAAAATGCTTGAAATTATTGAGAATAAATCATATATTGCTCAACAGGAGGCTCTATGTGCTCAAAGTTTAAGATACTTATGGTTGGTCCCCGTCCGCCGCAAATCGGAGGTATCGAGTTTGTAGTGGGTGATCTGCTCCAGTCCAAACTGGTTGAATGGTGTGACGTGTATCATCTCGACATATCCAAGCCTAAAAGCCGCAGCGCGCATCAATTCAAATCGGTCGCTGGATATGCTCGTTCTTTTTCTCGTCCACTCCGTATGTCGTTTTACAGTTTCGGCTACTCTGTCATTCATTTTTTCAGGTTGGTATACCGGCTGGCGACTGGTGGCGATCAAGTGGTGAACCTGCACTCCTCCGCTTATCTGTCCTACTGGGAGAAATGCCTGTATGCAGATATGGCAAAGTTGTTCGGCAAAAAGGTGGTAGTGCATATCCACGGATCAGCGTTTGACTCTTTTGTGGAGCAAAGCGGATGTTTAGCCAGACGGCTGCTGCTCTGGCATTTGCGTCGGTTCGACCGGGTCATCGTCTTGTCCGCTTACTGGTTAGAGTTTTTCCAGCGCTATCTGCCTGCCGAACGGATCGGACTGGTGGAGAATGGCATAAGGACTGCTGATTATTCCAACAGGGTCAGTGAAAACACGACGTTTCCGTCCATCGTCTTTGTCGGCGAGGTTTGCAGGCGCAAGGGTATCTATGATTTGTTGCCCGCACTGGCTGAATTGGTAAAAACGATTCCTGACATCAGGTTGAGCGTTGTTGGGCCAGGGGAGATTGACGAGGCCGCCGGTCTGGCGCAGCGGTTGGGTATTGGTGAACAGGTAGAGTTCGTAGGACCCCAATATGGGCTGGATAAATTGAGATATCTTCAGCAGGCCTGGTGCTTTTGTTTACCCTCGTATGCCGAGGTGTTTCCAGTGGTGATTCTGGAGGCCATGGCAAGCGGTCTTCCCGTGGTATCTACCTTTACCGGCGGCGTTCCGGATGCGGTGCAGAACGGCCATAACGGACTTTTAGTGCCGGCCGGTGATCAGCGAGCACTGGCTGCTGCATTGTCGCGAGTGCTATTGGATAGGTCTCTGCGTCAGTCTATGGGGGAAGCGAACCGGCAGCGCGCCCTGGAGCAGTATGACGTCACTATCACTGCAGCCAAGTTGTACAGGATCTACGAACAGGTTTGCTCATCTGCTTCTGCGCAATGACATTGGCTGAAAAACACTTGTTTCCACTTTAAAGCGCTGTTCAGCAGGCTGCTTAGCCCATCTCTGAGTTGAGCACGCTTATACCCGTTTCATGTCCCAAGGTTGTATTTTTAGCTTGCTTTTTGTTGAAAATTTGACTAAACTATTTACAATTATAATGATATGTTGAAGGGACGATATGCCCATTTATGAATATCGCTGTGAAAGGTGTGACAAGGTCTTTGAAGAGCTGATACGT is a window encoding:
- a CDS encoding glycosyltransferase family 4 protein, translated to MCSKFKILMVGPRPPQIGGIEFVVGDLLQSKLVEWCDVYHLDISKPKSRSAHQFKSVAGYARSFSRPLRMSFYSFGYSVIHFFRLVYRLATGGDQVVNLHSSAYLSYWEKCLYADMAKLFGKKVVVHIHGSAFDSFVEQSGCLARRLLLWHLRRFDRVIVLSAYWLEFFQRYLPAERIGLVENGIRTADYSNRVSENTTFPSIVFVGEVCRRKGIYDLLPALAELVKTIPDIRLSVVGPGEIDEAAGLAQRLGIGEQVEFVGPQYGLDKLRYLQQAWCFCLPSYAEVFPVVILEAMASGLPVVSTFTGGVPDAVQNGHNGLLVPAGDQRALAAALSRVLLDRSLRQSMGEANRQRALEQYDVTITAAKLYRIYEQVCSSASAQ